The Tardiphaga alba genome includes a window with the following:
- a CDS encoding metallophosphoesterase family protein: MPRRPSHQRSSKAALPPETRIYAIGDIHGRADLLQEVISRIDEDIQRRPIPFAGEVYVGDYIDRGADSKSVIDLLATRLVQNHAICLRGNHEALMEEFLYDNPAALDGWRQLGGLSTLASYGIIPARQQTAEDIQQALLSALPTTHQLFFRCLRNNVRCGDFLFVHAGIRPGVSLDAQDPSDLMWIRDEFLNSTKDHGLYVVHGHTPVPHADIRDNRANIDTGAWRSGVLTCVAIEGTEIMVL, encoded by the coding sequence ATGCCACGCCGCCCTTCCCATCAGCGTTCGAGCAAGGCGGCGCTGCCGCCTGAAACGCGCATCTATGCCATCGGTGACATTCACGGTCGTGCTGACCTTCTGCAAGAGGTGATCAGCCGCATTGATGAGGACATCCAACGTCGCCCCATCCCGTTCGCCGGCGAAGTCTATGTCGGCGATTACATCGATCGTGGCGCGGATTCGAAAAGCGTGATCGATCTTCTTGCTACGCGTTTGGTGCAAAACCATGCAATCTGCCTGCGTGGGAACCACGAAGCGCTGATGGAAGAGTTCCTTTACGATAATCCTGCAGCGCTCGATGGCTGGCGTCAGCTCGGTGGTCTCTCCACGCTCGCGTCCTATGGAATCATTCCAGCGCGCCAGCAAACAGCGGAAGACATTCAACAAGCGCTGCTTTCAGCGCTGCCGACGACGCATCAACTTTTTTTTCGATGCCTGCGGAACAATGTGCGATGCGGTGACTTTCTGTTCGTTCACGCTGGCATTCGCCCAGGCGTGTCTCTTGATGCACAGGACCCGAGTGACCTGATGTGGATACGCGACGAGTTCCTGAACTCCACAAAAGACCACGGTCTTTATGTTGTTCATGGACATACGCCGGTTCCACACGCGGACATTCGGGACAATCGCGCCAATATCGACACCGGAGCGTGGCGTAGTGGCGTACTTACTTGCGTCGCCATCGAGGGCACGGAGATCATGGTTCTATAG
- a CDS encoding polysaccharide biosynthesis/export family protein, with product MPLLYRFAGLLTLCLLTLGTMSLHAPQASAQQRLSAASPSGAYLLGPTDRVRLKVYGEPDITGEYEIDANGNVSIPLAGQVKAAGLTTRQLERNIASALAKGIVRDPRVNVEMLAYRPFYILGEVKKSGEYPYRVGLTVLDAVATAGGYTYRANEGKVYLRRSGSTVEEIYPMDAPVLVQPGDNVRIPERYF from the coding sequence ATGCCATTGCTTTACCGGTTCGCCGGCTTGCTCACTCTGTGCCTGCTCACACTCGGCACGATGAGCCTTCACGCTCCGCAAGCCTCCGCGCAGCAACGCCTTTCCGCGGCTTCGCCATCAGGCGCCTATCTCCTCGGCCCCACCGATCGCGTGCGACTGAAGGTCTATGGCGAGCCTGATATCACCGGTGAATATGAGATCGACGCCAACGGCAATGTCTCGATTCCCCTTGCGGGCCAGGTGAAGGCTGCAGGCCTCACCACGCGTCAGCTTGAACGCAACATCGCATCCGCGCTTGCCAAGGGCATTGTCCGCGATCCGCGCGTGAATGTGGAAATGCTGGCCTATCGCCCCTTCTATATTCTCGGCGAGGTGAAGAAGAGCGGCGAATATCCGTATCGCGTCGGCCTCACCGTCCTCGATGCCGTCGCCACCGCGGGCGGATACACCTACCGTGCGAATGAAGGCAAAGTGTATTTGCGCCGCTCCGGCTCAACGGTAGAAGAGATCTATCCGATGGATGCGCCGGTGCTCGTACAACCCGGCGACAATGTGCGCATTCCGGAGCGATACTTCTAA
- a CDS encoding outer membrane beta-barrel protein has product MLTMRRVARVAPWSLAALLIGASSAVHAQAIQNTMDPLGSPWNAQRIFEPSALPELEHRDTRDSNNEPVAPEDTPVKNRQQPGYEPVGIRHGSWMFNPSLMTGALYDSNVFASNTQKRSDIAAVIEPSLRAHTLWERHGIDLKLNSQSTIYNENSSLDQTNASLKGAGWFDVAHDMVVLGSFQIARLNEGVGSLSSPTNAVTPTPYNLFSGDLTVRKEWNRFTGSVGARVDSYEFGTARAQDGSIIDQSARDGQIYAVHGRIDYAFSPSLGWFAGAEGNQRDLRGIPGSSIDSTGYRVLSGFTVGLGRLVKGEFGGGYVEQRFDNPLIGTVSGPSYRAKLTWSPTRMLDIHVKAEQLVTQTSDTSSTGVLANAVQIGADYELLRNVVLSASAGYETDRFFGQDRRDTVTSTNASVKYLMNRFSSISAYHRYTSRDSNTPIFSYDKHQVGINVTAQF; this is encoded by the coding sequence ATGCTGACCATGCGCCGTGTGGCACGTGTCGCGCCATGGTCGCTCGCAGCCCTTCTCATCGGCGCGTCATCCGCGGTCCATGCACAGGCGATTCAGAACACCATGGATCCGCTCGGCTCGCCATGGAACGCGCAACGCATCTTCGAGCCTTCGGCATTGCCGGAGCTTGAGCATCGCGACACGCGTGACAGCAATAACGAGCCCGTGGCGCCGGAAGACACGCCGGTGAAGAATCGCCAGCAGCCCGGCTATGAGCCGGTGGGCATCCGTCACGGCTCCTGGATGTTCAATCCGTCGCTGATGACGGGCGCACTTTATGATAGCAACGTCTTCGCATCCAACACGCAGAAGCGCAGCGACATCGCAGCCGTGATCGAACCGAGCCTGCGCGCCCACACGCTGTGGGAGCGCCACGGCATCGACCTCAAGCTCAATTCGCAGAGCACCATCTATAATGAGAATTCCAGCCTCGACCAGACCAATGCCAGCCTGAAAGGCGCTGGCTGGTTCGATGTCGCCCATGACATGGTCGTGCTCGGCAGCTTCCAGATCGCGCGCCTCAATGAAGGCGTGGGATCGCTGAGCTCGCCGACCAATGCGGTGACACCAACACCTTATAATCTGTTCTCCGGCGATCTCACGGTGCGCAAGGAATGGAACCGGTTCACCGGCTCGGTGGGCGCCCGCGTTGATTCCTACGAGTTCGGCACTGCGCGAGCGCAGGATGGCAGCATCATCGACCAGAGCGCGCGCGACGGCCAGATCTATGCCGTGCATGGCCGCATCGATTACGCCTTCTCGCCATCGCTCGGCTGGTTCGCCGGCGCCGAGGGCAATCAGCGCGACTTGCGCGGCATTCCCGGCTCGTCGATCGATTCTACCGGCTATCGCGTGTTGTCCGGCTTCACCGTCGGGCTCGGCCGCCTCGTCAAGGGTGAATTCGGCGGCGGTTATGTGGAGCAGCGCTTCGACAATCCGCTGATCGGCACCGTCTCCGGCCCATCCTATCGCGCCAAGCTGACCTGGAGCCCGACGCGGATGCTCGACATCCATGTCAAGGCCGAGCAGCTGGTGACGCAGACCTCGGACACCAGCTCCACGGGCGTGCTCGCCAATGCCGTGCAGATCGGCGCCGACTATGAGCTGCTGCGCAATGTCGTGCTGTCGGCCTCGGCCGGCTACGAGACCGATCGCTTCTTCGGCCAGGATCGCCGCGACACCGTGACGTCCACCAATGCCAGCGTGAAGTATCTGATGAATCGCTTCAGCTCGATCTCCGCCTATCACCGCTACACATCGCGTGACAGCAACACGCCGATCTTCAGCTATGACAAGCATCAAGTAGGGATCAATGTTACAGCGCAATTTTGA
- a CDS encoding GumC family protein translates to MLQRNFDQAYPAQDPVPTAVEGWKAPTVDLREMARILRRRWRVALAPAAALAGVALVYLLMATTLYTANSTVLVDPRRATMIETNQTTPTNIGTDDATIESQSLLIQSIATVQRVVDRLKLTEDPEFMPKPGLLDPIKRLFKSSGGSGGLSAEEIARANAVDILQQRMKVTRQGTTFLVDIAVSSESPSKAATIANTVASAYFDEQVRAKYDATKIAAKWLGGQIDDLKNRVVVSERAVADYRAANNLSVAQGVTVNDQQITDLNNKLIAARVQTAESRAKFDQVQQLSKSGADAGG, encoded by the coding sequence ATGTTACAGCGCAATTTTGATCAGGCCTACCCTGCGCAGGATCCTGTCCCGACAGCCGTCGAGGGCTGGAAGGCGCCGACTGTCGATCTGCGCGAGATGGCGCGCATCCTGCGCCGCCGCTGGCGTGTCGCGCTCGCGCCCGCCGCAGCGCTGGCCGGCGTCGCACTCGTCTATCTCCTGATGGCGACGACACTCTATACGGCGAATTCGACGGTGCTGGTGGATCCGCGCCGCGCCACCATGATCGAGACCAACCAGACCACGCCGACCAATATCGGCACGGACGATGCCACGATCGAAAGCCAGTCGCTGCTGATCCAGTCGATCGCCACGGTGCAGCGCGTGGTCGATCGGCTGAAACTGACCGAAGATCCCGAATTCATGCCGAAGCCCGGCCTGCTCGACCCGATCAAGCGGCTGTTCAAGAGTTCCGGTGGCTCAGGTGGCCTCAGCGCGGAAGAGATCGCCCGCGCCAATGCCGTGGACATCCTGCAGCAGCGGATGAAGGTGACGCGGCAGGGCACCACCTTCCTGGTCGATATCGCCGTAAGTTCGGAATCGCCAAGCAAGGCGGCGACCATCGCCAACACAGTGGCGTCGGCCTATTTCGACGAACAGGTGCGCGCGAAATATGATGCCACCAAGATCGCCGCGAAGTGGCTCGGCGGCCAGATCGACGACCTGAAGAACCGCGTCGTCGTCTCCGAGCGCGCCGTCGCCGATTATCGCGCCGCGAACAACCTGTCGGTCGCGCAAGGCGTGACCGTCAACGATCAGCAGATCACCGATCTCAACAACAAGCTCATCGCGGCGCGCGTGCAGACCGCGGAATCGCGCGCCAAATTCGATCAGGTGCAGCAGCTGTCGAAATCCGGCGCCGATGCCGGGGGCTGA
- a CDS encoding polysaccharide biosynthesis tyrosine autokinase, giving the protein MSSDMVSKLRAQYADIAKNEADLTSKYGPRHPTVANIRAQLRDTQRLINEELRRIVESTKHDYDVAKSREASLQDSLDKLQGVSTTSSQALVRLHELQREAEANRTLYESYLARSKETTAQESLEMPDSRIVSTASVPLFPSAPKSKLILGLAILLGLGAGTVLAFLIDYLDGRIKTLEQAESLTGVPALAALPAIGARELASRAKRGRADLGNYDPRTMRLLPPSLQPPLMRYAIEEPGTFFAEAIRAVRLSIQRARKIAPVKTVLVTSGLESEGKTTFAGNLALSFATLGIKTLLIDADLRNPGMTRALSPNAEAGLFQVATGEVPLEHALLFDRSSGLSILPSPAMKDVDVITELMFSEQMVEILERLKSHYELIIIDSPPLIPLVDGRALAELADRILLAMAWDQTPREVVQHTMELLGPVHDRLLGTVLTQVDLSKIRFYDYYRSSAYLKPYGVPATAGVAR; this is encoded by the coding sequence GTGTCGTCCGACATGGTGAGCAAGCTGCGCGCACAATATGCCGACATCGCCAAGAACGAGGCGGACCTCACCAGCAAATACGGCCCGCGCCATCCCACGGTGGCGAATATCCGGGCCCAGCTCAGGGATACTCAACGCCTGATCAATGAGGAGCTTCGGCGTATCGTCGAGAGCACCAAGCATGATTACGACGTGGCGAAATCACGCGAGGCATCGCTGCAGGACAGCTTGGACAAGTTGCAGGGCGTCTCCACCACGTCGAGCCAGGCGCTGGTGCGCCTGCATGAATTGCAGCGCGAGGCCGAGGCCAACCGGACGCTCTATGAGTCTTATCTGGCGCGCTCCAAGGAAACGACGGCGCAGGAAAGCCTGGAGATGCCGGATTCGCGCATCGTCTCCACGGCAAGCGTGCCGCTGTTTCCATCCGCACCGAAGTCCAAGCTCATTCTCGGCCTCGCCATCCTGCTTGGCCTCGGCGCCGGCACAGTGCTCGCATTCCTGATCGACTATCTCGACGGCCGCATCAAGACGCTGGAACAGGCGGAGAGCCTCACCGGCGTGCCCGCGCTTGCCGCGCTCCCGGCGATCGGCGCGCGCGAACTCGCCTCGCGCGCCAAGCGCGGCCGCGCCGATCTCGGCAACTACGATCCGCGCACCATGCGGCTCCTGCCGCCCTCGCTACAGCCGCCGCTGATGCGCTATGCCATCGAGGAGCCCGGCACGTTCTTCGCCGAAGCCATCCGCGCCGTGCGCCTCTCGATCCAGCGTGCCCGCAAGATCGCGCCGGTGAAGACGGTGCTGGTCACATCCGGTCTCGAGAGCGAAGGCAAGACCACCTTCGCCGGCAATCTCGCGCTGTCCTTCGCGACGCTCGGCATCAAGACGCTGCTGATCGATGCGGATTTGCGCAATCCCGGCATGACGCGCGCATTATCCCCGAATGCCGAAGCCGGCCTGTTCCAGGTCGCCACCGGCGAAGTCCCGCTCGAACATGCCCTGCTGTTCGACCGCTCGTCTGGCCTCTCGATCCTGCCCTCGCCGGCGATGAAGGATGTCGATGTCATCACCGAGCTGATGTTTTCCGAGCAGATGGTCGAGATCCTGGAACGGCTGAAGTCGCATTACGAACTGATCATCATCGACTCCCCGCCGCTGATCCCGCTGGTGGATGGCCGCGCGCTGGCCGAACTCGCCGATCGTATTCTGCTCGCCATGGCCTGGGACCAGACACCGCGCGAGGTCGTGCAGCATACGATGGAGCTGCTCGGCCCCGTGCATGACCGCCTGCTCGGCACGGTGCTGACGCAGGTCGATCTCTCCAAGATCCGCTTCTACGACTATTATCGCAGCTCGGCCTATCTGAAGCCCTATGGCGTTCCTGCCACCGCCGGGGTCGCCCGGTGA
- a CDS encoding VpsF family polysaccharide biosynthesis protein (VpsF, distantly related to oligosaccharide ligases, is encoded next to the probable flippase VpsE.): MTSIRPASPHRLPRHGAYAMAGGARVPQRRPQPDVTQLIDVGVIGLLTVAMIAIFTLSGGVLTHLKINYLTPGGNFLEKLHPATYLTFMATALLLMRGGDPIGEINRAFSEAKLLLVHLFCWFCLLIQMFALDRPFTVIIDTFLLPVLLCLLIWRLTPQQRRPLIWALHATMLLNIVIGYYEFASGHRIIPLTLGSILVMGEWRSSALLGHPLTASGIVAAYIMALVLRPAICPPLIIRIPLITFALGSLMAFGGRTALMTVLAVLAVMAAIEMFQLIRGKRIPLLVAVGAICLIFAAVGLVFAAYSLGIFDKMLLRFSSDKGSAMARVATFDMLSHFQWSELVLGPNPVRVNALQSQLGLNYGIENFWVSCIVQFGLVHTALITLGLTCFAVELMHRSDRAAWAILLLILMIAASSVSFSSKNIQLAQLVLLIALLLPRTPRPAVSPRPTPRHPMIRDQEFA, encoded by the coding sequence GTGACATCGATCCGCCCGGCATCGCCGCATCGCCTGCCACGCCACGGCGCTTACGCTATGGCCGGCGGCGCGCGCGTGCCGCAGCGGCGGCCGCAGCCGGATGTCACTCAGCTGATCGATGTCGGCGTCATCGGCCTGCTCACCGTGGCCATGATCGCGATCTTCACGCTGTCCGGCGGCGTGCTCACCCATCTGAAGATCAACTATCTAACGCCCGGCGGCAACTTCCTCGAAAAGCTGCACCCAGCGACCTATCTCACTTTCATGGCCACCGCCTTGCTGCTGATGCGCGGCGGCGACCCCATCGGTGAGATCAACCGCGCCTTCTCCGAAGCCAAGCTGCTGCTGGTGCATCTGTTCTGCTGGTTCTGCCTGCTGATCCAGATGTTCGCGCTGGATCGCCCGTTCACGGTCATCATCGACACGTTTCTGCTACCGGTCCTGCTCTGCCTGCTGATCTGGCGCCTGACGCCGCAGCAGCGCCGCCCGCTGATCTGGGCGCTGCATGCCACGATGCTGCTCAATATCGTGATCGGCTATTACGAATTCGCGTCGGGCCACCGCATCATCCCGCTGACGCTGGGCAGCATCCTCGTGATGGGCGAATGGCGCTCGTCCGCGCTGCTCGGCCATCCGCTGACGGCGTCGGGCATTGTAGCCGCCTATATCATGGCGCTGGTGCTGCGGCCGGCGATCTGCCCGCCGCTGATCATCCGCATTCCCTTGATCACCTTCGCTTTGGGATCGCTGATGGCCTTTGGCGGCCGCACGGCGCTGATGACGGTGCTGGCCGTGCTCGCCGTCATGGCTGCGATCGAGATGTTCCAGCTGATCCGCGGCAAGCGAATCCCGCTGCTGGTCGCGGTCGGCGCCATCTGTCTCATTTTCGCCGCCGTCGGCCTCGTCTTCGCTGCCTATTCGCTCGGCATCTTCGACAAGATGCTGCTGCGATTCTCGTCGGACAAAGGCAGCGCCATGGCGCGCGTCGCCACTTTCGACATGCTGTCGCATTTCCAATGGAGCGAGCTCGTGCTCGGCCCCAATCCCGTGCGCGTCAATGCGCTGCAGTCGCAGCTCGGCCTCAATTATGGCATCGAGAATTTCTGGGTGTCATGCATCGTGCAATTCGGGCTCGTGCACACCGCGCTGATCACACTCGGCCTCACCTGCTTTGCCGTTGAGCTGATGCATCGCTCGGATCGCGCCGCCTGGGCGATCCTGCTTCTCATCCTGATGATCGCCGCGAGTTCCGTGAGTTTTTCCTCGAAGAACATTCAACTGGCGCAATTGGTGCTCTTGATCGCGCTGCTGCTGCCGCGCACGCCGCGACCAGCAGTCTCGCCGCGTCCGACACCGCGGCATCCGATGATCCGGGATCAGGAGTTCGCATGA
- a CDS encoding glycosyltransferase translates to MTIYVDHTHLGRHVTGLERITQELFSVQALAPLDVVPVTSRGTRQMITTQTFGLPARLAASNALLLCPGFPPSPLLRPFAARVLPYIHDDFLITRSADLNIRAKLYMAAPFRIALKNYPRFLTNSRDTQRKISAYTRADAEITLYRPPVRNVFNLQSATRSAREVSASPLRLVALGTVEPRKNFVAAAHIVGALRQHGFPGTTLDIVGRKGWGDDWATLERIPGVTLHGYQSSENVTRLLDRADIFICTSHDEGLGLPLLEAQYAGLPVVAPNAAVFHEVLGNSGIFIDIADHGGAAAQIGAAIATPKWRPQYVAAASQNLLRWNALAASDHDTVIELIADLASARRTAPKDNMVAR, encoded by the coding sequence ATGACGATCTATGTCGATCACACCCATCTCGGCCGCCACGTCACCGGCCTTGAACGCATCACCCAGGAACTGTTCTCCGTGCAGGCGCTGGCGCCCCTCGATGTCGTTCCCGTGACATCGCGCGGCACCCGCCAGATGATTACCACGCAGACCTTCGGCCTGCCTGCGCGCCTTGCCGCCTCCAACGCGCTGCTACTCTGCCCCGGCTTCCCGCCGAGCCCGCTGCTGCGCCCCTTCGCTGCGCGCGTGCTGCCCTATATCCATGACGATTTCCTCATCACCCGCAGCGCCGATCTCAATATCCGCGCTAAACTATATATGGCTGCGCCGTTCCGGATCGCGCTGAAGAACTATCCGCGCTTCCTCACCAATTCGCGCGACACGCAGCGTAAGATCAGCGCCTATACACGCGCCGATGCGGAGATCACGCTATACCGTCCGCCTGTGCGCAACGTGTTCAACCTGCAATCGGCCACGCGTAGCGCGCGCGAGGTCAGCGCCTCCCCGCTCCGGCTGGTCGCGCTCGGCACGGTCGAGCCACGCAAGAATTTCGTCGCCGCCGCTCACATCGTCGGCGCACTGCGCCAGCACGGCTTTCCCGGCACCACGCTCGACATCGTCGGCCGCAAGGGCTGGGGCGACGACTGGGCCACGCTGGAGCGCATACCCGGCGTGACGCTGCATGGGTATCAGTCATCCGAAAATGTCACGCGCCTGCTCGATCGGGCCGACATCTTCATCTGCACGTCGCATGACGAGGGGCTGGGCCTGCCGCTGCTGGAAGCGCAATATGCCGGCCTTCCCGTCGTGGCGCCGAATGCGGCGGTGTTTCACGAGGTGCTCGGCAATTCCGGCATCTTCATCGACATCGCCGATCACGGCGGCGCTGCCGCACAGATCGGCGCTGCCATCGCCACGCCCAAGTGGCGCCCGCAATATGTGGCGGCGGCCAGCCAGAATCTGCTGCGCTGGAATGCGCTCGCAGCCAGTGATCATGACACCGTCATCGAGCTGATCGCCGATCTCGCCTCAGCGCGCCGCACCGCGCCCAAGGACAACATGGTCGCCCGCTGA
- a CDS encoding acyltransferase family protein, translating to MQDTTTETRHLDGLRIVAASAVVILHYADYVKDHPIGRFMVDHTWHFNLFVDLFFVISGYVIASQYLTKVGSPSSVSRFLWRRFARIYPLHLATLGFYVAIALAMHAGIARGDNPARYPLSDIPAQLFLLHAIDGARLTFNFPSWSLSAEFFCYVLFPLMAILISRRRPVILALIAVPFIANTLVTVMAGFEPWPDWINKGGAFRAVPAFNLGIACYLYRAQIARLPAIPGLLSGLLVMFILIGAYLPIMLALLVVYAIALLAIHHDCAGQTTLFSRLGFARWSDLTYSSYMLHIPVATIVLTLASRYLAPVLPGGKLMLVPVAIVALAMLSVMSLRYFETPLRRALNAFYDRQFRPHPVAAPLTGQT from the coding sequence TTGCAGGATACGACGACCGAAACACGACATCTGGACGGACTGCGCATCGTCGCAGCCAGTGCCGTCGTGATTCTGCATTATGCGGATTATGTGAAGGACCATCCGATCGGCCGCTTCATGGTCGATCATACCTGGCACTTCAATCTGTTCGTCGATCTGTTCTTCGTCATCTCCGGCTATGTGATCGCAAGCCAGTACCTCACCAAGGTCGGATCGCCATCGTCCGTCAGTCGCTTCCTGTGGCGACGCTTTGCGCGGATCTATCCGCTGCATCTCGCCACACTCGGCTTCTATGTGGCGATTGCGCTGGCGATGCATGCGGGCATCGCGCGTGGCGATAATCCCGCGCGCTATCCGTTGTCGGACATTCCGGCGCAACTATTCCTGCTGCATGCCATCGATGGCGCGCGGCTGACCTTCAATTTTCCGAGCTGGTCGCTCTCGGCCGAATTCTTCTGCTATGTGCTGTTTCCGCTGATGGCGATCCTGATCAGCCGCCGGCGGCCGGTCATTCTTGCGCTGATCGCGGTGCCGTTTATCGCCAATACGCTGGTGACGGTCATGGCCGGCTTCGAGCCGTGGCCGGACTGGATCAACAAAGGCGGCGCGTTCCGCGCGGTGCCTGCCTTCAATCTCGGCATCGCCTGCTATCTCTATCGGGCGCAGATCGCACGGCTGCCGGCCATTCCGGGCCTGCTCAGCGGCCTGCTCGTGATGTTCATCCTGATCGGAGCCTATCTGCCAATCATGCTCGCATTGCTCGTGGTCTATGCCATCGCTCTGCTCGCGATCCATCATGACTGCGCCGGCCAGACCACGCTGTTCTCCCGTCTCGGCTTCGCGCGCTGGTCGGATCTCACTTACTCCTCCTATATGCTGCATATTCCCGTCGCGACCATCGTGCTGACGCTGGCGTCGCGCTATCTCGCGCCGGTCTTGCCCGGCGGAAAGCTGATGCTGGTGCCCGTCGCCATCGTCGCCCTCGCCATGCTCAGCGTGATGTCGCTACGCTACTTCGAGACACCCCTGCGGCGCGCGCTCAATGCGTTCTACGATCGCCAGTTTCGTCCGCATCCGGTCGCGGCGCCGCTCACCGGGCAGACCTGA
- a CDS encoding acyltransferase family protein, translated as MTSVTHSETGTATAPARANAISRDGAIDTMRGIAILMVIGIHALQQPLDASWKIALDAFLRPCVPIFLFASGYLTGLSGRVPVAKRITATVIPYAIAFVAAYAYMALMNPAMDHRITTTIARFGLAYVFVYYYVFVYIGCTLMLWLVLWFATRVPQQAEQRLQVLLLIAIAFGLIVGSYLDPTLARFGLSDGSIEEFRMRDIPFWFGFAALGMLVARAAIRDVLLDMMPTLAVATVGAYAIYTGMRISVIGDAAAYDSTAFFGYAAALSVFLLAMRADVPLLATLGRGAISSISGISSSSWRCAISAASARSAAWLPRY; from the coding sequence ATGACGAGCGTGACGCATTCAGAGACAGGCACCGCCACCGCGCCGGCCCGCGCCAATGCCATCAGCCGCGACGGCGCCATCGACACCATGCGCGGCATCGCGATCCTGATGGTCATCGGCATCCATGCGCTTCAGCAGCCGCTCGATGCCTCCTGGAAGATCGCGCTTGATGCGTTTCTGCGCCCCTGCGTGCCGATCTTCCTGTTCGCATCGGGCTATCTCACCGGCCTGTCCGGTCGCGTGCCCGTGGCCAAGCGCATCACGGCGACCGTGATCCCCTATGCAATCGCCTTCGTCGCCGCCTACGCCTATATGGCGCTGATGAATCCGGCGATGGACCACCGCATCACCACGACCATCGCGCGGTTCGGATTGGCTTACGTCTTCGTCTATTATTATGTCTTCGTGTATATCGGCTGCACGCTGATGCTGTGGCTTGTGCTGTGGTTCGCCACCCGCGTCCCGCAACAGGCCGAACAGCGACTGCAGGTGCTGCTGCTGATCGCCATCGCCTTCGGGCTCATTGTCGGCAGCTACCTCGATCCCACTTTGGCGCGGTTCGGCCTGTCCGACGGCTCCATCGAGGAATTTCGGATGCGCGACATCCCGTTCTGGTTCGGCTTTGCCGCGCTCGGCATGCTGGTGGCGCGCGCCGCCATCCGCGATGTTCTGCTCGACATGATGCCGACCCTCGCCGTCGCCACGGTCGGGGCCTATGCGATTTACACTGGCATGCGGATCTCCGTCATTGGCGATGCCGCCGCCTATGATTCCACCGCCTTCTTCGGTTACGCCGCCGCACTGAGCGTTTTCCTGCTCGCCATGCGCGCGGATGTCCCCCTGCTCGCCACGCTCGGGCGGGGAGCTATTTCATCTATCTCTGGCATATCTTCATCATCATGGCGCTGCGCGATCTCGGCGGCTTCCGCGCGCTCGGCGGCGTGGCTGCCACGATATTGA